The genomic DNA TTGTTTCTCGGTTGGTGACATGGTGTGGGAAGATGTTGAACGATAGTGTTGGCATGTCAGTGAACTACTCGAAGAGAAATTCAATCAGCACGGCACAGCGCTTGCAGAGATTGTTGTTGAAAGGTGGTGAAAACGATATATAGTATAATAAGGGGATTTTTTTACAGCGAAATCTCGACGCCTTAACGTCTGTATTGCCATAGGTAGTTGGGGATTTTCGATTATTTTCGCTGGAGGACGCTGGATGATAACCCGTAGTTGCTTAAAGAGCTATACATAGAGAGAGttcgaaaaaaaaagaacaatcgGGTCTACGAACTTGAGAACCTCCACAATTAATCATCGTTGAAAAATTTTCACTCCAGTTAAGATTCATAATGCTATAGAGTAAACACGGAAGCAGATTTCGTCGGATTTTGTTAGGTCTATCGAATCAACGTAAGTGAAACGGAGTGGAAAGTCAACTCGGTATTCTTTAAATTACTTGAGGAATATTTTTAGcgctaaaaaaaacaacaaatctctataatatataaatgtaaattaatgtCTGCAAAACCAAATTCCAAATAACTATGCcacatttttgatataaaaatagaTTTCAGTCAAATTTTCTATAGAAAGTATGAAAATAGTTTGACACAACTAGGtggaattaattataaatatataacacagggtatatttaaatatatttcaaagaaaatgtaaaattcaaGCACATCACAACAAAGGTTGCTAAACACACTTTTAAATGTCGCATAATTTTCATGTTCatgttcatatttttattatactcgtatacacatattttattatatacaatatttttattactgatacatatttatgaatgcatactggaaaacaaataaatatataaaagaattcgataaaatattttcgaattttacgAGCAAGTAGTTAAATATCACATTAGCACACGCAGAcaatttctataataaaaattgtgaaaataggaacaaaaattgaaaaaaagaaatatgcgcaatactttttatattttaaaactaagtacaaagaaatatgtatattaacacaGTCTAACATACTTATTGCAAAATACTCCGAAACGCTTATTTCTAAAAGTTTTCGGTGACAGCAGCGACCTTCGAAAGATCAAAATGCACATTAACTCATGAAGTCGAACGGAAAGCCAAATGTGGCAACCTTGAACTTAACACTAAACAAAGGGGAAATTGAGAGCTGCTTAAAGCACATTAATTTCATTGTTGCTGGTGGGCAAGAAATAGAATTGCTGAATAAATAGagcattaaattgaataaacaGACCTAATTTTTACATACGTTGCGGAAAACTTTAAACACTGtttagatttactattttaatatatttttaaatgggTGTGGGCAAATGATGTGCTTGGCGACAGGCATTGTGTGCCATCGCCGATAGCAGAAACAGTAATagctaagcaaacaaaaaatcgcACGATAAGAAGGCTTTAAATCTATTAAAGTGGCACgaaataattatgtacatatacatttttccaTACATATAAAGCTTCCTATGAGCGATTTACACACCAGAATTGTAGATTAAACGCGttgaaatgaatgaaaatgcgtattagttacatacatatggtgtTGTGAAGATAACAAGCGACAATAAGTAGGGgaaatatgtgtgtacatacttaaatacgtatgtaaaatacatataataacaataacaaaacgctataaaaaatattatagaagtGACGTTTcgccttgttttttgtttgttgtttttccacTTCCAGCGATAACAtgtgatttaaataaaattaatgaaatgaaagtttatatttcaaattgaaaatttaaaatgcaaaattttcccAAAACTTTTGcagttacaaaattaaaatatattaatataaaaaccatctggattaaattattaaattatttatgcgCACAGTTTTCAcactttttcataaatataatcaaaaaattcaaaattaatgctGATTGTGAAAAAGATACATTGTGTTGCTGAGATAGCTTGAATTTCAGTCTGAACAATTtacgtgtgtacatatatatgtatctgtttAGTTAActacacatttttattataatgttgTTTTACTGCTGGCAATCTAAAATGACTGATTGTCTGATAACACAAAGAATTTTCactgtaatttatttaaacacgTCATTAGACACTCACTGTTGCTGGgttaaagcaaattttaaacTTGGGAATTGCGGCCGGAGTTATTATGACATTATTCACTGGAATTACAATTCCATCACTacttgtatttaaataatttctatatacatatgtacatttaagtgGCTTTTCAGTTTACTATTAAACCAGTATGAATCTACACAAACTTGCTGTTTcgtataaaattgtattattaataaattttcattgctAAGGCAATTAGGATATCAATACCATAagcatttttcagttttttttgattgccattaaaaaggaaaatatacttaatttactttaaagccatgaaaaataatagtttataaAGCTACCTCATTTTGGCGATATTTGACAgacagaaatttaaaatattcgccAAAATTTCAACAGTCGCCAATGAATTGTGGCAATCTATAAATATTGAGGATTTTCTGtcatacaataacaacagcagaaATAAGTATTTATAGTATTTTCCTTATTGCACGTCTCTTAGTTTTCACCCCTGTTTGTTAATGGTAATTTTTCGCATTTCATATTTAACTTTTcacctatatttatttttgttttttgatttgcatattttgaACGAAATTCCGCATTAAGAAATTGTCGATAATTGCGGAGcgtgcaaatatatgtatataagtacatatgtgtttatctACAAATTGTACTTTAATACTATAAAGATGCCGCACGCCAGACAGTcgttttgtgcaaaaaataatgCACTTTTGAAGTGCGgacgtaaatatttttaaacaactgtgtttttttttccaaacgctcctaattaaaattgACCGAGTACAAAGTGTAGTGAAGTTGGCAATGCACAATGATAAATgtgtattgtaaatatgtacatacatatatgtatgtatacatacatataattgtatatatttgtgttattattaAACTTTATCAGCTGAAGTTCACAGCGCATACTGGACTTTACCACTTAACCATACAACAttcatatttagtttttttgcaAAGCATAAATAAGGCAATGAATTAGCATCTGCAGAAGTAAGGCTATAATAATTGAGTTTCCTCAATGATTTGATACGCGTCGCGAGTgttctaaatataaataatgggattaattttatAAGCTTGATAAGAGAGCTTAAtgtgaaattaatattatagcACGCACATACAAGCATTTACATTCAAACATAAAACCGTATTATtggatgaaaaattatattcatttattGAGGGAAGTAGTTTTACATAAACAATGTGCGTCAGTAAGGCAGTCACGACGCAACCACAACAAAGTTATTAATAAggaatgtaaacaagtattcaGATCAATTTCAAACGCAACCACTTAAGTATTATTTAACATGTATCATTAATGGCTATTTAAAACGTTTAACGCACGTTAACAGGCTATTATATTAGCCCTATTTCGTTACAACTCGcggatttgaaaaaaaaaattatggataaCATAACATTGGTTTTTCACAATAAAAGAACACTTCTGAGCGCATTTTATCAGTAATcagaaattaaatgcaaatcgGAAATCGGAACTAAGGTTTTAACGGGGTGTTTAATTAAtgataaagaaattttaagcgACAGTGAGAGACcacaaatagaaatagattATAACAGTTTTTACCTTTCCTGACCGCTCGCACGCTCTGCTTGCACATTTTGCAAGTCATCATCGAGCAAGGCAGGTGCTTCTACTGCAACAGCGATCATTTCCTCATTTTCGTTTTGTTGCGCTGGTTCCGCGGCTTCATTTATAACTATACCACTTTTTTCACGTATTATATCATTTCTATCACTATTACTTGCACTATACACAACACTACTTGGCAACAGCCAGTCTTCAACCGACTCTGTTACTGGCTCTGTTGTGCTATCGTCGACAATATTGTTCAGCGTATTGGCAACAGCTGGAGCAGCTGTTTGCGGCGTCTGAAGATGTTCACCCtcattatttgttaattttttctcttCTTCATTTATCGGTACAATTTCTGCATGTGCCACTATTGCAGGCGGTGCAGCAGCTGCTTTGTGCTTAGCAGCTGCGCCAGCTTCAGCAGAAAACGTTGTCGATTCATCACTACACGCAGCTACAAATTTAGCATTCTCTGTGAGAAATACAAAGAAAAGAAAACCActggaaagaaaaatatttaatttatttcattagtAAACCagacaagtaaatattttacaaaacatatttgaatataattttaaatatgtgtgcatgtatgtatttgcatgcTCACCTCGAAATACACGTCACCGATAGCAGGCCCAAATAAGCTAGTTGCAAGTTGATACGCATATTTTATGCGTTCGCACATAATACACactttgcaaattatatattttagttttgtaattccttctatttctttaaaaacacatattttaccGCCTTGCTCCCGCgttactttttttcttgttttccagTACGCTTGGTACACACGCTCACCGCTTTCACTACACTTTTGCACCCGCTGATATATTCactaataaaaacatttaaaaagcgAATTTTAGGCACTTTTCTCTCACATAAAACTTGCTGCTCAAGATTTTTAGTGTTATCTCTGCTTAAAATCTACTGCTAAACGGTGTAAACTGTAATTTTTCGATTGAAATATGAGCTGCGGGAACAAGAACCTGTACAAGAATCAACTGGAAGCCGTTCAACGAAAAttaatttgcaaacaaataagAAAACGTAAAAAATACAGAACTGTCAAATCGGAAGGCAAACGTCAAATTCCACCAAACTGATTGCAGAGAACGTAtaacagagaacgtaaattGTACGTTTTCTGCTGATTGGAAGTCACGAATGAGCTGCTAAAGCAAACGCCAGTAAATACAAacagtgttgttttttttcagtTTAGAGGGTTGGTTCAGatagagaatgtaaaatataataataacagagaatgtagatttagattttacattctctgcaaTTAGATTACTTCACCTAGGCGCAgcgaatataaaataataatctacattctctgccaggcgttttcattaaaaaacaaacccggtgcagagaacgtatatccgTATTTACGTTCTCTGTCCGGAATGTAATGAAAAGTGTAGCCAAGTTTCAAGTACATTTCCAATTGGAACATAAATGCAATTTATAAGAACAGCTGTTTATTTGTTCCGTCATTTGACTAAgtcaagtgcatttttttcgcgtaaaatttttaaatttgaatttaattcgGGCAATTAGCCATGGAGTCCAAAACTACATTGGTACATTGGTTTCGCAAAGGACTACGTGTACACGATAACCCTGCATTAGCGCTTGTTTTCTCCAAAGCAGTAAGTCAACCCACCAAATATTATGTGCGACCGATTTTTATACTCGATACTGCGTTGTTGGAATGGCTGCGAGTTGGCGCGAACCGTTGGCGTTTTCTGCAACAAACACTAGCAGACTTGGATGCAAATTTACGAAAACTAAATACACAATTATATGTGATACGCGGTACACCAGCTACAGTTTTTCCACGCATCTTTAAGGAGTGGCGTGTGAGTTTACTAACCTTTGAAACGGATATTGAACCATATGCATTGAAGCGTGATGCAGAGATTCAACGTTTGGCTAAGGCAGCAGAAGTAAATGTGGATACATTTTGCTCGCATACCATATATAATCCAGATTtagtaatacaaaaaaattgtggCAATGCGCCACTaacatatcaaaaatttttaagcatTATCGAAAAATTCAGTGTGCCATTACCGGTGTCGAATCCCGAGCGATTGGTAGATGAACAAAAGCCACCAAAGGATACCATGGAGCAACAAAACACGAATTGCTATGCATATCCGACATTAGATGAACTTGTTAAGCGACCCGATGAGTTgggagaaaataaatttataggcGGTAAGTACTTGCAGGGCTTGAAAGTCTTTGCTAATTTGCATTAACTTTTAATTGCAGGCGAGAGTGAAGGTTTACGCCGTTTGGATGCTTCGCTGAGCAACGAATCATGGGTTGCTGCTTTTGAGAAACCAAATACCTCACCGAATTCGCTTGAACCTAGCACAACTGTGCTTAGTCCCTACCTAAAATTTGGTTGCCTCAGCGCGCGTTTGTTTCATCAGCGTTTAATAAAGATACTTAAGCGTCAAAACAAACATTCCAAACCACCCGTATCATTGCTGGGACAATTGCTGTGGCGCGAATTTTACTACACAGCCGCTGCGTCAGAGCCGAATTTCGATCGTATGTTAGGTAATAAATTTTGCATGCAAATACCATGGGAAATCAACGAAGTACATTTATCAGCTTGGACGAATGGACGTACGGGTTATCCATTTATAGACGCCATAATGCGTCAATTACGTCAGGAGGGTTGGATACATCATTTAGCGCGTCATGCTGTTGCCTGCTTTCTAACACGTGGTGATTTATGGATCTCCTGGGAGGAGGGCCAAAAAGTATTCGAAGAATTACTGCTCGATCAGGATTGGGCATTGAATGCGGGCAATTGGATGTGGCTCTCAGCCTCAGCATtcttttatcaatattttcgtGTCTACAGTCCCGTTGCTTTCGGCAAGAAAACTGATCCAACTGGCGCTTACATAAGAAAATATGTACCTGAACTAGCCAAGTACCCAGCAGGTTGTATATATGAACCTTGGAAGGCAACTTTGAGCGCTCAACGCGAATATGGTTGTGTACTGGGCAAAGATTATCCACATCGTATTGTAAATCATGAAACAGTGCACAAGGAGAATATCAAACGCATGACAGCGGCTTACAAAATAAATCGTGAAGTGAAAGAGGGCAAAAGTCAAACCGACGAAAGTGGAAAGGACAAACGTAAAAAGGTAGGAAGTAGCGCACAGTTGTCAAAGAAGCGACGTACCTAATACTACATACGACGTAGTATATATTCTAGTAGCATAGTGTTTTTTTGTAGTAATAAGTTTATTAATAATAAGTATATAGCTTTGTTAAGTTTATTAAACagttaagtttattaaaaatacattacCAACGACATGGTATTAACAAAatgacataaaaattttaaaaacaaaaaaaaaaagtctccTGCATAAAATATCCTCCACAGCATGTGTTGTTGCATTGATTTACTTCTCATAAACGCAAATTTGCATATCGTCCGCTTTGTCCTTATCGTTTGGATCCAAGCGATAACGATAAGTAGAATCGCGCAGCATGCGCTTGGGCATAATGATCTTGATGCCTTTAAATTCGAAGACGTTGTTACGCTCCTTTGGTATCGGTGGCAATTTGAAGCGCTCATCTTCGCCGTAGGTATCGATGTCGACAGTGCCCTGCTTTTGCTCCTGCTCATTGGCGAAAGCGTCTATGTCGACTGGTGCCTCGCAAATTACTTCCACATCGTCGATGGAATTTTTTGTCATAGTTGAACTAGCTGCCACAAACTTCTGCTCGCTGGTTGAGTTATCCACAGTAATTGCTTTAATTGCTTCCTCAGCGTCTATTATTGTCTGCTGTGTGGCCATTTTCGCAGCTACCGCTGCTTCAGCCGCCATTGGCACCACACTTACAGCATCATCGCCAACTGGCTTTGCAGCTGCTGTATCTTCAGCTAGTTTTGCGGACATTTTCTGCGGCAATATCAATTCAGGCCTGTCTTCGTACATCATATCGTCGCCGTAGCCATCGATATTGACAACCGTCGGCATTGTTCGCACCAAAGGCAGCACTggattattgttttgtttagcTTCGTTAATACGTTCTTCCAAATCCATATGTGCCATGCGATCTTCAAAGTCCATACGTCCATATCCACTATTTATATCCACAATTGTCATTTCGGGTAGCTTATTTTCTTTGATTGAAGTCGGTTTCGCCTCGTCTACTGGCGCAACATCGTTCAAGtcgttattattgttgcttttgctggGTGCACTGCTATCCACCATCGCCTCGGATTTCGCAAAAACGTGTAGCGCTTCGGTGGCTAATGGCATTTCGTGGTTGCTGAAGTGCGGGTTTGGCGCCGTGGTGGAAATTACTCGCATCAGCGTTGTTAAGGTGTTCGGCAGTCGATGCGTTTGAGTCCATATTCTCGCAGCGTAGCTTAATCGTgacattttatttgattttttagttgaaaatttgaaaaatatatttaattctttgTAATTCTGCTGACGTTTATTAAGATGTTTGCTTTCTTTTCTTTCCAAATATTCCGTTATTTTAAATGCAGTTCTTTTACGCAATAATACTaacttgaaatttatatatgtatacacacgtacatatgtaaataaaaaattgacgaTTTGAGAGTAGCTTGTAGCTTTTGTAAACTtcgtttcaaaataaataaattttttactttaacgtaaaaagcataaaaaaaggGAAAAGTAAATATCTCAAAGTAGTtaacaatatttgtttaaaatatgtataaattgaGGTTAGATATACTCTCGGATTAAGCATTTCGATCAGTTCATTTAAAACAGACATTTTGAGGTGCATTATTTATATACCGGCCGATTTCGAGAAGTTCGCGTTAGCCcgttaaatcaaaataattctCGAACAATCAGTAaaagctgttgtttttgttgttgtaacggttatctactCCCCGCTTGCGTTGTAAGCCATAGTTCatttgtcgtcgaggtcatctaacgagAGGctcaggaaacgagctgtttcgacggtgtcggaccatagggaaatgggtgttagataagtggggttcgttgggcatgcaaagagttGGTTAGTGTCAtacggagactcattgcatgcagtacatatattgggtatgtcggtccgattctggataagtaggagtttaacctgctacagtatccagaacgaagttgcgcaagggtTGGGAACGACATGTCTTATAAGTTGATTTCAGTGAAAAATCTGGCAACGACACTAAGGTCGCTGATTGGCGCTATAACGCCCTAAACTATTTTGACCCAATTCACTATAACGTTCCAGTCGTTTCGTCGCTTTGCAATATGGCAATGATTCTAAATGCGATTTGAGATTAAAGAGATCGTCTCCGCTTGGGTGTTTGATTTCAGAGCAAATCTTAGCATGGGGAAAGCTGTCGAAATGAGACTCCTTGACCGAATCTAAATCGCGGTTATTAGCATATTCCGGTTACAAATGGCTATCTCACTTTTGTTGTAGAAAACATTTAGACCTTTTTTGGGGGAACTGTAATCGAAGTGACTTAACGCTGGGTCCAAGAAACGAGCTGTTTTGACAGTGTCGGAACTTAGGGAAAGACGTGAGGTGTCAGCTATACCCACGACAGTCGGGAATACGTAACCTCAACCTCTGTCCATTCATGTAAATATGtcgtttttaattgatttttgccTGTTTATGTATTCTACCACGACGCTTTTCAAAATTCCGACCCATTTATACCATGTCAAAGTAGTCCACACGGTTTTCACTGAGGGTTGATTCTTTCCTTTGTTTTTGCAACAAACAGGAATTTTCATATTCTCTGCTCATAGATTTCGCAGAGCTCTTTAGTCTGTTACTTCATATATTCGCCTTGAAACCCTATGCTGAGCTTTTATCTCTCCAGCGACGTCCTCCAAGAatgcaaaaatgtttttctcTTCAGATACTCTCTCGATGTAAAGTTCCGCACATGTCGTCCAGTCTTCTAACAGGAAGTTGAAGAGAGAGCTATGACATTTGGAAGCCTTTATCGGGTTTGGTTTAGCTTTGTTTCTTCAGCAATTTTGaagcgttttctttttttttaattgatattcTTCGAAGTTATCATAATTGAGTTCATTTGAGCTCAACGATCATTCCATAAAACGTTAATTGTTTCATACTTGCTATAAGGAAGCTGAAACTGATTCATCTTTGGCCTAAAACCGCAAGCTATATAGTTACAACAGTAAATGCAGTGAGAAAATTCTATCTCACTTCGCAATGCTCAAATCAGCTTAATTTAATCGGCAAGAATAATAATTTCCTACATTACCAcgccttcacacacacacacatacacacacacatacgtacatacatacacacatgcatttatGTAAACCTGAGACTTAAGCTTTGGGCATCCAACGGTACCGACAATCCAAACACTCGGGCGACAATCGAAGCCAGAAAGTGGTTATCCTCAGCTGCAGCAAAAGTGCAAGCATTTCAGAGGAAAATCAATTAACACAACGTACATGGTATGCCGAATGGCAAGCGACCGGTGTGCTGGTATGCTTCGAGGCTTTCGAAGTGACACAAATAACAATGGTCCACGAATATGAGAGGTAAACCAAATAAACAACTTGTTGTTGCATAAGCACAGTGgttcacactcacacacacacactaacataaATAGCGCCCTGTGCGGGGGAGAGAATACAAAAGCAATTGTTGCAGCTTCACAGCTGTCCAATCAACCTAATAATTATCAATTTCTTGTATAATCCGAACAAAACACAGTCGCTCCTATGTATGCAGATATGTGTGCTGTTTGCTACTTGTAGGTATTGTAATTTAGTTTGCTAGTAAATGCCGGACATTTTCTAATTTCCCCAATAGTTGTGCGAATATTTGTTGGACTCGAAATGATGCTGTTGATTGGTGAGCTTTCATCGATGGAATGAAATTAGTTCAATTTGGCGTCAATGAGTTAAGGTTTGGTATTAACGAGAAATGAAAGAGGCTCTAAGAGAGTCTTGCTCAAATATTTCTCTAGAGTCTTTTGGCGATGTGATAGTAGGCGCTGGTTAAATGGCTTTCTTTCATTGCCGAAGTGAGGTTAGATTTGGTTATGGGAAACGAAAGTTACCTCAGACTGGCAGTCCCTGAAACATATCTTCGAACTGCAATTGATAAAAAATGAGATCAGATAATGAAATGTCGAAAGTGTTTGTAGCGCTAAAGACACTTTGTGATGATTTAAACATATTCTAAGCTTGTCTTGAACTGAATCTCAGCAGGTTTAGTTCCCTAATCAGAAAGAAAGAGTATGTGATTAAGAAAAGTTTGACCCGTTGTCGCATTTTTAGGCGTGTGGTTATGGAATTTAGCCAGTTAGAATCGAGTTTGTCCAAAAAATGTGCTtggaatatttgtatatgaaaaaaaaatgtgtatatggaATAAAAACGGGGGAAGCAGGAAACTTTTCCCTTATTTTGGTCGAAAAGTCAACGTCTTTCTTGAATTATTTCTGTGATACTAAAACTAATCGTATTACCTTTGATTAGAATTTCTATTGGAAAGGCTATACACATATCTCTACTTTCTTCTCTGTCTCTCGTTCTGAAATTCCAGTTCAATGTCCAGTGAGAAAATTTAAACTGTGCTTAACTTACAGTTACTTCCTAAAATACTTTTGGTGAAGGAACAACGATATGGAGGCAAACCTTTCAGATGCAAAAGAAATTTGTTCAGAATAACCatccaatattattaaattattataactcGTATACGAGGGCGGTCCGAAAAGTATTTAGACTCATCACTTGAGACCACTTCACAGCAGGATTGGACGTGGTGTATAAGCGCGATATGAAGCAGTTTCTGCGTTGTTTTGTGACCTTAAACAAAGCATAGATAAATTAGTACAAACCAGAGGCCAAGGAATAGGCGAAGCAGTAGGTTTCAATCGACGAAACTGCTCCGAAGACCACGAAGCCTAGCCTATCGACCCGAAAGTtgataaacacaattttttgtgATTCACAAGTTGTGATCTACATCGCTTACTTGAAAAGAGGGCAAAACGGTCAGAGAGCTCCATTAAGTCAAATTATTGAACCGACTCAACGCGAAATTAAGCTACGGCCTGCTGCACTATCCACCGTATCCTCAAGATGTTGTGAAGCTGGAAACGGTTCATAAATCGCTAATAAAGCTGCTTTGAGTAGGTTTTCTTATAAAAAGAGTCCAAAAATTTAGCTATATTTCAGAGGATCCATATTCTTACAATTTGCGAGAGTATCTTATATTCGGCTCCACTCGAAGTTAGTCCTTACCTATTTATTCATATCGAATTTTCCATGTAAAGTTATGTGTACAGGCGCACGTGCaacaaaactactaaaaatgtttttggttttgttgcaaTTTCCTAACTGTACTGCATtgcattaattaatattaaatttcgttTACAAATCATATGTTGCAAGCACAAGCTACTAAGCATGCTGACAATAATTCGAAATTATTAATACCTGTGTCTGTTTATGTAGAAACATTCTCTCGCTTGCTGTCGAAGTGTGCCGAGTGTTTATCGTcgtatgtttgcatattttaggGCGAGttagcataattttaggcgcaCAAGCTTGCTACTTTTTGTTTATTCAAATTGTATGAATGAGTGCGTGTGTATCTGTGACATGTGGTGAATGGAATTCAACTAAACACATGttcactcatacatatgtaacataaatgccttaaatatcgtgtgcacacacatacacatgtacatctatttatatttgtgtttatacacacatatttgtatataatgtatTTATGCCACTATATTTATGTGTCAGTGTGGTAAAATTTTGTTGtcatttacattttacactcgACTTGTGATTGTCatcacaacacacacacacacatacattaacatatttacatttagtatatattatacattcatgTATTCCTGTTTATTTATTCACACACATTTAGCCAAATTTTCATAACGGGTTCCACTAATATTCCACTTAAACTCTACCTGTAGAAATTAGTAGAAATTCTAATTAAGCGCAATGACTTGGCGCCTGTTTGTATGCTATTTGTTTTATTAGATGCGTGTAGACCTAAAACAAGTCTGGAATATTGCCACGTCCATCAAAATGGTATCATTCAAGCTTTTAAAATGTACGATAACTAGACGCATCCCCGCGCAGAgagacatacaagtatatagggacGCCATTCTAGGTATGGCCCAATAGACTTTTAGTAGCGGCGAAGTCCTTTGAGTCTATACAAAGGTGATAAGG from Bactrocera oleae isolate idBacOlea1 chromosome 3, idBacOlea1, whole genome shotgun sequence includes the following:
- the phr6-4 gene encoding cryptochrome-2 — protein: MESKTTLVHWFRKGLRVHDNPALALVFSKAVSQPTKYYVRPIFILDTALLEWLRVGANRWRFLQQTLADLDANLRKLNTQLYVIRGTPATVFPRIFKEWRVSLLTFETDIEPYALKRDAEIQRLAKAAEVNVDTFCSHTIYNPDLVIQKNCGNAPLTYQKFLSIIEKFSVPLPVSNPERLVDEQKPPKDTMEQQNTNCYAYPTLDELVKRPDELGENKFIGGESEGLRRLDASLSNESWVAAFEKPNTSPNSLEPSTTVLSPYLKFGCLSARLFHQRLIKILKRQNKHSKPPVSLLGQLLWREFYYTAAASEPNFDRMLGNKFCMQIPWEINEVHLSAWTNGRTGYPFIDAIMRQLRQEGWIHHLARHAVACFLTRGDLWISWEEGQKVFEELLLDQDWALNAGNWMWLSASAFFYQYFRVYSPVAFGKKTDPTGAYIRKYVPELAKYPAGCIYEPWKATLSAQREYGCVLGKDYPHRIVNHETVHKENIKRMTAAYKINREVKEGKSQTDESGKDKRKKVGSSAQLSKKRRT
- the LOC106627560 gene encoding uncharacterized protein, which encodes MSRLSYAARIWTQTHRLPNTLTTLMRVISTTAPNPHFSNHEMPLATEALHVFAKSEAMVDSSAPSKSNNNNDLNDVAPVDEAKPTSIKENKLPEMTIVDINSGYGRMDFEDRMAHMDLEERINEAKQNNNPVLPLVRTMPTVVNIDGYGDDMMYEDRPELILPQKMSAKLAEDTAAAKPVGDDAVSVVPMAAEAAVAAKMATQQTIIDAEEAIKAITVDNSTSEQKFVAASSTMTKNSIDDVEVICEAPVDIDAFANEQEQKQGTVDIDTYGEDERFKLPPIPKERNNVFEFKGIKIIMPKRMLRDSTYRYRLDPNDKDKADDMQICVYEK